A single window of Flavobacterium sp. 140616W15 DNA harbors:
- a CDS encoding DUF3307 domain-containing protein, translating into MILFVKLFLAHLLGDFIFQPNSWVIDKEIKKQKSFYLYIHAALHSIITWILVGELSFGWYALLLAVTHGGIDFLKLHFQKASTKRAWFIGDQIAHFIVLIAIALLYNQQKIDFLGFNNQFWVILTGILFLTKPTSICIRNLISIWTPENNNRTDNSLANAGNYIGILERLFVFCFIITGHFEAIGFLLAAKSIFRFGDLKEAKDRKLTEYVLIGTLLSFGIALLTGLIVQVMMLQSF; encoded by the coding sequence ATGATACTATTTGTAAAATTATTTTTGGCACATCTGCTTGGAGACTTTATTTTTCAACCTAATTCATGGGTTATTGATAAAGAAATTAAGAAACAAAAAAGCTTTTATTTATACATACACGCAGCTTTGCACAGTATTATAACTTGGATTTTGGTTGGTGAATTATCCTTTGGATGGTACGCTCTTTTATTGGCAGTTACACATGGGGGGATAGACTTTTTGAAACTTCATTTTCAGAAAGCATCCACCAAAAGAGCTTGGTTTATTGGTGACCAAATAGCTCATTTTATAGTTTTAATTGCAATTGCACTTTTATACAATCAGCAAAAAATAGATTTTCTCGGATTTAATAACCAATTCTGGGTTATTCTAACTGGAATTCTGTTTTTAACTAAACCAACTTCCATTTGCATTAGAAACCTAATCTCTATTTGGACTCCCGAAAACAATAACAGAACTGACAATTCTCTTGCCAATGCAGGAAATTACATTGGCATATTAGAACGTCTATTTGTTTTCTGTTTTATAATCACTGGACATTTTGAAGCTATTGGTTTTCTATTAGCTGCAAAATCTATCTTTAGATTTGGTGATTTAAAAGAAGCTAAAGACCGCAAACTAACAGAATACGTTCTTATAGGAACTCTTTTAAGTTTCGGAATTGCATTACTTACTGGCCTAATTGTGCAAGTAATGATGTTACAATCCTTTTAA
- a CDS encoding C40 family peptidase, protein MKFTIYIFTVVVVILFSSFTIKKDEKITNNQVQGIQSIIDRDSIITYSKRYLGTPYLYAGNTPKKGFDCSGFVNYVFKYFDISLPRSSGAYKNIGKAKSPEEFKVGDILVFYGYKNRKSIGHVGIICEANGMKSKFIHASSGKIKSVTISALDSNHYSNRFYKCINVLPK, encoded by the coding sequence ATGAAATTCACCATTTATATATTTACAGTTGTAGTTGTAATTCTATTTTCATCATTTACCATAAAAAAGGATGAAAAAATCACAAATAATCAAGTTCAAGGAATACAATCTATAATAGACAGAGACTCTATTATTACTTATTCTAAAAGATATCTGGGAACACCCTATCTATATGCTGGAAATACTCCTAAAAAAGGATTTGATTGTTCTGGCTTTGTCAATTATGTTTTTAAATATTTTGATATTAGCTTACCTCGAAGTTCTGGTGCTTATAAAAATATAGGCAAGGCAAAATCACCTGAAGAATTTAAAGTGGGAGATATTTTAGTTTTTTATGGTTATAAAAATCGAAAGAGCATAGGTCATGTTGGAATAATTTGTGAAGCCAACGGTATGAAATCAAAATTTATTCATGCCTCATCTGGAAAAATAAAGAGCGTAACAATTAGCGCATTAGACTCTAATCACTACAGCAATCGTTTTTATAAATGTATAAATGTGTTGCCTAAATAA
- a CDS encoding formylglycine-generating enzyme family protein translates to MKKVSKFWSFGIIASGILFISFGYTKFTKPAEENLTLECNQIQTTSSQPKFKPTITNKKTAPYKAPKGMVWIPGGEFSMGSNVADESLCSIKGVTKDAAPIHRVYVDGYWMDETEVTNEQFEQFVNATGYITVAEQKPTKEEFPTVAEEDLITGSVVFTPTSTSVSLDNFLQWWAYIGGTNWRHPEGPESTIKGKEKYPVVQVTYEDALAYAKWAGKRLPSEAEWEFAARGGKTGELYAWGNTLKPKGKFQANIYQGHFPVKDGDTGEDGFIGIAPTAQFAPNAYGLYDMAGNVWEWVNDWYGVDYYKSLAESGKVTKNPQGPEMSNDPSEPGLYKKVHRGGSFLCTDRYCTRYMVGTRGKGEIRSPANHLGFRCVKSI, encoded by the coding sequence ATGAAAAAAGTAAGTAAGTTTTGGTCATTCGGAATAATAGCCTCTGGTATTCTATTTATTAGCTTTGGCTATACAAAATTCACAAAACCTGCTGAAGAAAATCTGACGTTAGAATGCAATCAAATTCAAACAACTTCATCTCAACCTAAATTTAAACCAACAATTACAAACAAAAAGACAGCTCCTTATAAAGCCCCAAAAGGCATGGTTTGGATTCCTGGAGGGGAATTCTCAATGGGAAGTAATGTTGCTGACGAAAGCCTATGCAGTATAAAAGGAGTAACCAAAGATGCTGCTCCAATACATCGCGTGTATGTAGATGGCTATTGGATGGACGAAACTGAAGTTACCAATGAGCAATTTGAGCAGTTTGTAAATGCAACGGGATATATTACTGTTGCTGAACAAAAACCAACTAAAGAAGAATTTCCTACGGTTGCTGAAGAAGATTTAATTACAGGTTCTGTAGTGTTTACGCCTACTTCTACGTCTGTTAGTTTAGACAACTTCTTACAATGGTGGGCTTATATTGGTGGAACTAATTGGAGACATCCTGAAGGACCTGAAAGTACAATAAAAGGCAAAGAAAAATATCCTGTTGTACAAGTTACTTACGAAGATGCGCTTGCATATGCTAAATGGGCAGGAAAAAGACTTCCTAGTGAAGCAGAATGGGAATTTGCAGCTAGAGGTGGCAAAACTGGAGAATTATATGCATGGGGAAACACTTTAAAACCAAAAGGGAAATTTCAGGCCAATATATATCAAGGTCATTTTCCTGTTAAGGATGGTGATACTGGAGAAGATGGATTTATAGGAATTGCGCCAACAGCACAATTCGCACCAAATGCCTACGGACTATACGATATGGCCGGAAATGTTTGGGAATGGGTAAATGATTGGTATGGCGTAGACTATTACAAATCATTAGCTGAAAGTGGAAAAGTAACTAAAAATCCGCAAGGACCTGAAATGAGTAATGATCCGTCTGAACCTGGTCTTTATAAAAAAGTACATCGCGGTGGTTCCTTTTTATGTACTGATCGATATTGCACTCGATATATGGTAGGCACCAGAGGAAAAGGAGAAATACGCTCTCCTGCAAACCATCTAGGTTTTAGATGTGTAAAGAGCATTTAA
- a CDS encoding DUF5723 family protein: MRKIYLILLLVVSISGLAQNKQVLYNFATIPQSLLVNPGTDISYKYYFGVPLLSGISANVGSSSFSAYDLFANNRVDFNTKLRNAVNKASKNDIVSVNEQIELFSGGFKLGGLEDKGYISFGIYQEADFFMYVPKDLALLALDGNQNYIGKRFDLSQLSVKAEVLSVFHVGYHKKINNKLILGGRAKLYSSGLNATSTKNSGYIYTGMSNTTMYNQIISSNLELKSSGIAEYLEDDYDGSIASDIAHKTFLGGNYGIGFDAGITYYPKKNIQFTASIIDVGFIRHSKEVENFTYKGYYQYEGVNPNFTNPDKPENVFDEFEAAIPRDTLYNKYTTWRPVKFNSSIQYSFGKSRSNEECNCKPYNEIEYLNGVGVQLFAMSTPRSPLVALTAFYRRTLFQNLQVKATYTIDSYSSKNIGFGFSTTLGKFNVYAMIDNILEYKDITKANSATFQFGLNFIFKENSEYN, translated from the coding sequence ATGAGAAAAATTTATCTGATTTTATTATTAGTGGTAAGTATTTCTGGATTAGCGCAGAACAAGCAGGTTTTGTATAACTTTGCTACTATTCCGCAATCCTTACTTGTAAATCCAGGTACCGATATTTCTTATAAATATTATTTTGGAGTACCACTATTATCAGGTATCTCTGCAAATGTTGGTTCGAGTAGTTTCTCAGCATATGATTTATTTGCGAATAACAGAGTCGATTTTAATACTAAATTGAGAAATGCAGTAAATAAAGCATCTAAAAATGATATCGTTTCAGTCAACGAACAAATAGAATTGTTCTCAGGAGGGTTTAAGCTTGGAGGTCTTGAAGACAAAGGGTATATTTCGTTTGGAATTTACCAAGAAGCCGATTTTTTCATGTATGTACCCAAAGATTTAGCGCTATTGGCATTAGATGGGAATCAAAATTATATAGGAAAAAGATTTGATTTAAGTCAGTTAAGTGTCAAGGCCGAAGTGCTTTCTGTTTTTCATGTAGGATATCATAAAAAAATAAATAATAAGCTCATTTTGGGAGGAAGGGCTAAGTTATATTCAAGTGGATTAAATGCAACTTCAACCAAAAACTCAGGATATATTTATACGGGAATGTCAAATACAACAATGTATAACCAGATAATATCTTCTAATTTAGAGTTAAAATCATCTGGAATTGCTGAATATCTCGAAGATGATTATGATGGAAGTATCGCCTCAGATATTGCACATAAAACTTTTTTAGGAGGAAATTATGGAATTGGTTTCGATGCTGGAATAACTTATTATCCAAAAAAAAATATTCAGTTTACTGCAAGTATTATCGATGTTGGATTTATTCGCCATAGCAAAGAAGTAGAGAATTTCACTTATAAAGGGTATTACCAATATGAGGGAGTGAATCCTAATTTTACCAATCCCGATAAGCCAGAAAATGTATTCGATGAATTTGAAGCCGCAATCCCGCGAGATACACTTTATAATAAATACACCACTTGGCGTCCAGTCAAATTTAATTCGTCAATTCAGTATTCTTTTGGAAAATCTAGATCAAATGAAGAATGTAATTGTAAGCCATATAATGAAATAGAATATCTTAACGGAGTTGGTGTTCAGTTGTTTGCAATGTCTACGCCTAGAAGTCCACTGGTAGCTTTGACAGCATTTTATAGACGGACACTTTTTCAAAATCTACAAGTTAAAGCAACTTATACAATTGATTCTTATTCTTCAAAAAATATCGGATTTGGATTTTCAACCACCTTGGGTAAGTTTAATGTGTATGCCATGATCGATAATATTCTGGAATATAAAGATATCACAAAAGCGAATAGTGCCACATTTCAATTTGGTTTAAATTTTATTTTCAAAGAAAATTCTGAATACAATTAA
- the guaB gene encoding IMP dehydrogenase, translating to MKAHNSKIIGEGLTYDDVLLVPNYSNVLPREVSIKSKFSRNITLNVPIVSAAMDTVTESAMAIAMAQEGGIGVLHKNMTIEQQAGKVRKVKRAESGMIIDPVTLPLSSTIADAKMAMKEFGIGGIPIVDENRILKGIVTNRDLRFEKNGARPIVEVMTKENLVTVAEGTSLEQAEVVLQGHKIEKLPVVNANYELVGLITFRDITKLTQKPIANKDVYGRLRVAAAIGVTGDAVDRAAALVAAGVDAIIIDTAHGHTEGVVNVLKEVKSKFPGIDVIVGNIATPEAAKYLVDNGADGVKVGIGPGSICTTRIVAGVGFPQFSAVLEVAAAIKGTGVPVIADGGIRYTGDIPKAIAAGADCVMLGSLLAGTKESPGETIIFEGRKFKSYRGMGSVEAMQGGSKDRYFQDVEDDVKKLVPEGIVGRVPYKGELNESMLQFIGGLRAGMGYCGSKDIPTLQESGRFVRITSSGITESHPHNVTITKEAPNYSR from the coding sequence ATGAAAGCACACAACTCCAAGATTATCGGCGAAGGTTTAACTTACGACGATGTATTATTAGTACCTAACTACTCTAATGTGCTTCCTCGCGAAGTGAGTATCAAATCAAAATTTTCTCGAAATATTACACTAAACGTTCCAATCGTATCTGCAGCTATGGATACTGTTACCGAAAGTGCAATGGCAATTGCTATGGCGCAAGAAGGTGGAATTGGTGTTTTACATAAAAACATGACTATCGAGCAACAAGCTGGAAAAGTACGTAAAGTAAAACGTGCAGAGTCAGGAATGATAATCGATCCAGTAACTTTACCATTAAGTTCTACAATAGCTGATGCTAAAATGGCGATGAAAGAATTCGGAATTGGTGGAATCCCAATTGTTGACGAAAACAGAATCTTAAAAGGAATTGTTACCAATCGTGACTTACGTTTCGAAAAAAATGGAGCAAGACCAATTGTAGAGGTTATGACAAAAGAAAATTTGGTAACTGTAGCCGAAGGAACTTCATTAGAACAAGCCGAAGTAGTTTTACAAGGGCACAAAATAGAAAAATTACCAGTTGTTAATGCAAACTATGAATTAGTTGGATTAATCACTTTTAGAGATATCACAAAACTTACACAAAAACCAATTGCAAATAAAGATGTTTACGGGCGTTTGCGCGTTGCGGCTGCAATTGGAGTAACTGGCGATGCTGTTGATAGAGCTGCTGCATTAGTTGCTGCTGGTGTAGATGCTATTATTATTGATACAGCACACGGACATACAGAAGGTGTTGTAAATGTATTGAAAGAAGTAAAAAGCAAATTTCCAGGAATCGATGTTATCGTAGGTAATATAGCAACTCCAGAAGCTGCTAAGTATTTAGTAGACAATGGTGCCGATGGAGTAAAAGTTGGTATTGGACCAGGTTCAATCTGTACAACTCGTATTGTTGCAGGAGTTGGTTTTCCTCAATTTTCAGCAGTGTTAGAAGTAGCTGCAGCAATAAAAGGAACTGGCGTACCAGTAATTGCTGATGGAGGAATACGTTATACAGGAGATATTCCTAAAGCAATTGCAGCTGGAGCAGATTGTGTAATGTTAGGATCATTATTAGCAGGAACAAAAGAATCTCCAGGTGAAACTATTATTTTTGAAGGAAGAAAATTCAAATCTTACCGCGGAATGGGTTCGGTAGAGGCGATGCAAGGTGGTTCAAAAGACCGTTATTTCCAAGATGTTGAGGATGATGTTAAAAAACTAGTTCCAGAAGGAATTGTAGGTCGTGTTCCTTACAAAGGGGAGTTAAACGAAAGTATGCTTCAATTCATTGGTGGACTTCGTGCAGGAATGGGATATTGTGGTTCAAAAGATATTCCTACTTTACAAGAGTCAGGACGTTTTGTTAGAATTACTTCTAGCGGAATTACAGAGAGTCACCCTCATAACGTAACTATTACAAAAGAAGCTCCAAATTATTCAAGATAA
- a CDS encoding aldo/keto reductase: MKYNRCGKSGLLLPQISLGLWHNFGSVDNFENGESIIKEAFDKGITHFDLANNYGPVPGSAEENFGKILWHNFQGNLRDQIVVSTKAGYTMWDGPYGDWGSRKYLLSSLDQSLKRMKLDYVDIFYSHRFDPETPLEETMMALDYAVRSGKALYAGISNYNAEQTREATAILKQLGTPCLIHQVKYSMFVREAEAGLLDVLEEKGVGCIAFSPLAQGLLTDKYLKGIPENSRASNPNGHLQLEEVSEQKVQKIIALNEIAKKRNQSLAQMALAWLLKDNRITSVLIGASSVGQLNNNIDSLQNLNFSPEELKAIEAILG, from the coding sequence ATGAAATATAATAGATGCGGAAAAAGTGGTTTGTTATTACCGCAGATTTCTTTGGGATTATGGCATAATTTCGGTTCAGTAGATAATTTTGAGAATGGTGAAAGTATCATTAAAGAAGCTTTTGATAAAGGAATAACACACTTTGATTTAGCCAATAATTATGGACCAGTTCCTGGATCGGCTGAAGAAAATTTTGGGAAAATTCTATGGCATAATTTTCAAGGAAACTTACGAGATCAAATTGTAGTTTCTACCAAAGCAGGTTATACGATGTGGGATGGACCTTATGGTGATTGGGGTTCTCGTAAATATTTGCTATCGAGCTTAGATCAAAGTTTAAAACGTATGAAACTAGACTATGTAGATATTTTTTACTCTCATCGTTTTGACCCCGAAACACCTTTGGAAGAAACAATGATGGCTTTGGATTATGCAGTACGAAGTGGAAAAGCTTTATATGCAGGAATATCCAATTATAATGCTGAGCAAACTAGAGAAGCAACTGCAATTTTGAAGCAATTAGGAACACCATGTTTGATACATCAGGTTAAGTATTCTATGTTTGTTCGTGAAGCCGAAGCTGGATTGCTAGATGTTCTTGAAGAAAAAGGTGTGGGTTGTATTGCATTTTCACCCCTTGCACAAGGACTTTTAACAGATAAATACCTGAAAGGGATTCCAGAGAATTCCAGAGCTTCAAATCCAAACGGCCATTTGCAACTAGAAGAAGTGTCAGAACAAAAAGTGCAAAAAATAATTGCCTTAAATGAGATTGCTAAAAAAAGAAATCAATCTTTAGCACAAATGGCATTGGCATGGTTACTAAAAGACAATCGAATAACATCAGTTTTAATTGGTGCAAGTTCAGTAGGACAGTTAAATAATAATATAGATAGTTTGCAAAATCTTAATTTCTCCCCAGAGGAATTAAAAGCGATTGAAGCCATTTTGGGGTAG
- a CDS encoding DUF1573 domain-containing protein produces MKIIRPLLLVLTLGLMSFSAIAPVETIVAKATAFAGSITWKAETIDVGQIPLNVPKEIDFEFKNTGKTAVVITSVQGSCGCTATNYTKEPILPGKSAKITATYNAANKGAFSKTVTVVTSAEATPKVLTLKGIVL; encoded by the coding sequence ATGAAAATTATCAGACCATTATTATTAGTATTGACTTTAGGTTTAATGTCTTTCTCAGCAATTGCTCCAGTAGAAACAATAGTAGCAAAAGCTACTGCATTTGCAGGATCAATTACATGGAAAGCAGAAACTATCGATGTTGGGCAAATACCACTGAATGTACCAAAAGAAATTGATTTTGAATTTAAAAACACAGGAAAAACAGCTGTAGTTATTACAAGTGTTCAGGGATCTTGTGGGTGTACTGCAACAAATTACACAAAAGAACCGATTTTACCTGGAAAATCGGCAAAGATTACAGCAACATATAATGCTGCTAACAAAGGCGCTTTTTCTAAAACTGTTACTGTAGTAACAAGTGCAGAAGCAACACCAAAAGTGCTTACTTTAAAAGGAATAGTTTTATAA
- a CDS encoding hydroxymethylglutaryl-CoA lyase has translation MSKEIKIIECPRDAMQGIKTFIPTKNKVSYIQSLLRVGFDTIDFGSFVSPKAIPQMQDTAAVLAQLDLSQTTSKLLAIIANTQGAEMASEHKEIHYLGFPFSISENFQMRNTHKTIAESIITLQEILEIADKKNKEVITYLSMGFGNPYGDPWNVEIVGEWTEKLSKMGVKTLSLSDTVGSSTPDIITYLFSSLIAQYPQIEFGAHLHTTPSTWFEKIDAAFHAGCHRFDGAIQGFGGCPMATDKLTGNMPTEKMVSYFTAQKQNTNIRAMSFESAYNEASKLFGAYH, from the coding sequence TTGAGTAAAGAAATTAAGATTATCGAATGTCCACGAGATGCTATGCAAGGCATCAAAACATTTATTCCTACTAAGAATAAGGTTTCTTATATCCAGTCTTTATTGCGAGTGGGCTTTGATACCATTGACTTTGGGAGTTTTGTTTCTCCAAAAGCAATACCTCAAATGCAGGATACTGCTGCCGTTTTGGCGCAACTAGATTTGTCGCAGACAACTAGTAAGTTACTGGCGATCATTGCAAATACGCAAGGAGCAGAAATGGCCTCAGAGCATAAAGAAATTCATTATTTAGGGTTTCCATTTTCGATTTCAGAGAACTTTCAAATGCGGAATACGCATAAAACAATAGCTGAATCGATAATAACACTTCAGGAAATATTAGAAATAGCGGATAAAAAGAATAAAGAAGTTATAACGTATCTTTCGATGGGATTTGGAAATCCATATGGAGATCCTTGGAACGTGGAGATAGTAGGAGAGTGGACAGAGAAGCTTTCTAAAATGGGAGTAAAAACACTCTCGCTTTCTGATACTGTAGGTAGTTCAACGCCGGATATTATTACCTATTTGTTTTCCAGTCTAATTGCACAATATCCTCAAATTGAGTTTGGCGCCCATTTACATACCACACCAAGTACTTGGTTTGAAAAAATTGATGCTGCTTTTCATGCTGGTTGCCACCGTTTTGATGGGGCAATTCAAGGTTTTGGAGGGTGTCCAATGGCAACAGATAAGCTAACAGGTAATATGCCAACAGAAAAAATGGTATCCTATTTTACGGCACAAAAACAAAATACAAATATAAGAGCAATGAGTTTTGAAAGTGCCTATAATGAAGCTTCAAAACTATTTGGTGCCTATCATTAA
- a CDS encoding HdeD family acid-resistance protein produces the protein MENSLFKKVKKAIDYWYIPLLVGILFVGIGIWSFITPLAAYLTLAFLFSISFLGSGIFEVIFALSNRKKIDNWGWTLASGILGLVVGILLISNPLISITILPLYVGFVILFRSIMAIVIAFDLKSYAVPDWANLLVLGILGIIFSFILLWNPIFAGLSLVYWTAFAFIAIGVFYIYFSFKLKKIHNISEKLH, from the coding sequence ATGGAAAATTCTTTATTTAAAAAAGTAAAAAAAGCTATTGATTACTGGTATATCCCATTGTTAGTGGGCATACTTTTCGTTGGAATCGGAATTTGGTCTTTTATAACACCTTTAGCTGCATATTTAACTCTTGCATTTCTTTTTAGTATTTCATTTCTGGGAAGTGGAATTTTTGAAGTCATTTTTGCACTTTCAAACAGAAAAAAAATAGATAATTGGGGTTGGACCTTAGCATCAGGGATCTTAGGTTTAGTAGTAGGGATATTGCTAATTTCTAATCCATTAATTTCGATTACAATCCTTCCGTTATATGTAGGATTTGTGATCTTATTTCGTTCTATTATGGCTATAGTTATTGCTTTTGATTTAAAGAGCTATGCGGTGCCTGATTGGGCGAATCTTTTGGTTTTAGGGATTCTAGGAATTATATTTTCATTTATATTATTGTGGAATCCTATTTTTGCAGGGCTTTCATTGGTATATTGGACAGCTTTTGCATTTATTGCAATTGGAGTTTTTTATATTTATTTCTCTTTCAAATTGAAAAAAATACATAATATTTCTGAGAAGCTACATTAA
- a CDS encoding quinone-dependent dihydroorotate dehydrogenase: MYKLLIRPILFMFDPEEVHYFTFSFVRFISKIPGVSSIIKAIYKENDPRLEREVFGIKFSNPVGLAAGFDKDAKLYKELSDFGFGFIEIGTVTPVGQEGNPKKRLFRLKEDQAIINRMGFNNGGVIEAVERLKQNKGVLIGGNIGKNKVTPNENAVDDYIICFDALFNHVDYFVVNVSSPNTPNLRALQDKEPLTQLLQTLQDRNVTHAKPKPILLKIAPDLTDEQLLDIIDIIKTTQIAGVIATNTTISREGLQSANKEEMGGLSGKPLTQRSTEVIRFLSEKSNKAFPIIGVGGIHTAQDAIEKLNAGASLVQLYTGFIYEGPALIKAINKAVLKGL; the protein is encoded by the coding sequence ATGTATAAATTGCTTATTCGTCCGATACTTTTTATGTTTGATCCAGAGGAAGTTCATTATTTTACTTTTTCATTTGTTAGGTTTATTTCAAAAATACCAGGAGTTTCATCGATTATAAAAGCGATCTACAAAGAAAATGACCCTCGTTTAGAACGAGAAGTTTTTGGAATAAAATTTAGTAATCCAGTTGGACTGGCTGCAGGATTTGATAAAGATGCTAAATTATATAAAGAGCTTTCTGATTTTGGTTTCGGATTTATAGAAATAGGTACTGTAACCCCAGTTGGGCAAGAAGGTAATCCTAAAAAGAGATTATTTCGTTTAAAAGAAGATCAAGCAATTATTAATCGAATGGGATTTAATAATGGTGGTGTTATCGAAGCAGTAGAGCGATTAAAACAAAATAAAGGTGTTTTAATTGGAGGAAACATTGGTAAAAATAAAGTGACTCCAAATGAAAATGCAGTCGATGATTATATTATATGTTTTGATGCTTTATTTAATCATGTTGATTATTTTGTAGTGAATGTAAGTTCTCCAAATACACCAAACTTGAGAGCTTTACAAGATAAAGAGCCTTTGACACAATTATTGCAAACATTACAAGATAGAAATGTAACGCATGCAAAACCAAAGCCAATTTTGTTAAAAATCGCACCAGATTTAACCGATGAGCAATTGTTAGATATTATTGATATTATTAAAACAACACAAATTGCAGGTGTAATTGCAACCAATACGACAATTTCTAGAGAAGGATTACAGTCAGCAAATAAAGAAGAAATGGGTGGTTTATCAGGGAAACCGTTAACTCAAAGATCTACAGAAGTAATTCGTTTCCTCTCAGAAAAAAGCAATAAAGCATTTCCTATTATTGGAGTAGGTGGAATTCATACTGCTCAAGATGCTATCGAAAAATTAAATGCAGGAGCAAGTCTGGTTCAGTTATATACAGGTTTTATTTATGAAGGACCAGCTTTGATAAAAGCGATCAATAAAGCCGTTTTAAAAGGATTGTAA
- the pepT gene encoding peptidase T: MQHIIDRFISYVTIDTESDPNSQSTPSTAKQWDLANKLAEELKTIGMHDVTIDDKAYIMATLPSNVEHAVPTIGFISHFDTSPDFTGANVKPQIIPNYDGKDIVLNAEQNIILSPSYFKDLLQYKGQTLITTDGTTLLGADDKAGITEIVSAMEFLIKNPDIKHGKIRVGFTPDEEIGRGAHHFDVEKFGAEWAYTMDGSQIGELEYENFNAAGAKITFKGKSVHPGYAKGKMINSLLIANEFINELPKGETPQETKGYEGFFHVHHITGTIEETVLELIIRDHSAKRFERRKKLIERITKKINHKFAKKFGEPIVITEINDQYYNMKEKVLPVKHIVDIAEKAMKELNIKPLIKPIRGGTDGSQLSYKGLPCPNIFAGGHNFHGKYEYVPVESMQKATDVIVKIAEMTAIPGIFDAPVKPTKKK, from the coding sequence ATGCAACATATTATAGATCGATTTATTAGTTATGTAACAATTGATACAGAGTCTGATCCAAATTCACAATCTACTCCTAGTACTGCTAAACAATGGGACCTTGCTAATAAACTAGCAGAAGAATTAAAAACTATTGGTATGCATGATGTCACTATCGATGACAAAGCGTATATCATGGCTACTCTACCAAGTAATGTAGAGCACGCTGTACCTACTATTGGTTTTATTTCTCATTTTGATACTTCTCCAGATTTTACAGGAGCCAATGTAAAACCTCAAATTATTCCTAATTATGACGGTAAAGACATTGTACTGAATGCAGAGCAAAACATTATTTTATCTCCAAGTTACTTCAAGGATTTATTACAATATAAAGGTCAAACCTTAATTACAACCGACGGAACTACGCTATTAGGCGCTGACGATAAAGCTGGAATTACAGAAATTGTATCTGCAATGGAATTCCTAATTAAAAATCCAGATATTAAACACGGTAAAATTAGAGTTGGTTTTACTCCTGATGAGGAAATTGGTCGTGGTGCACATCATTTTGATGTAGAAAAATTTGGTGCAGAATGGGCTTACACCATGGACGGAAGTCAGATTGGTGAGCTTGAGTACGAAAACTTTAATGCTGCTGGTGCTAAAATTACTTTTAAAGGCAAAAGTGTACATCCTGGTTATGCCAAAGGAAAGATGATTAATTCATTGCTTATTGCTAATGAGTTTATTAACGAATTACCTAAAGGAGAAACTCCTCAAGAAACCAAAGGTTATGAAGGTTTTTTTCACGTACATCACATAACTGGAACTATCGAAGAAACTGTTCTTGAGCTTATCATTAGAGACCATAGCGCAAAAAGATTCGAAAGACGTAAAAAATTAATTGAAAGAATCACTAAAAAAATCAATCATAAGTTTGCTAAAAAATTCGGGGAACCAATCGTAATTACCGAAATAAATGACCAATACTACAATATGAAAGAAAAGGTTTTACCTGTAAAACATATTGTTGATATTGCAGAGAAAGCAATGAAAGAATTAAACATAAAACCATTAATTAAACCTATTAGAGGTGGAACTGATGGCTCACAATTATCATACAAAGGATTACCTTGCCCTAATATTTTTGCTGGGGGTCATAACTTTCATGGAAAATACGAGTATGTTCCTGTAGAAAGTATGCAAAAAGCAACTGATGTTATTGTGAAAATTGCTGAAATGACTGCAATTCCAGGTATTTTTGATGCACCTGTAAAACCTACAAAAAAGAAATAA